In the genome of Ostrinia nubilalis chromosome 30, ilOstNubi1.1, whole genome shotgun sequence, one region contains:
- the LOC135086072 gene encoding F-box/WD repeat-containing protein 11: protein METERMIEDTIPPQVTSLTCLDTGVRPAPSSAAYAAERDACLNYFARWNETDQVEFVEQLLARMCHYQHGHINAYLKPMLQRDFISMLPKKGLDHVAENILSYLDARSLCAAELVCREWQRVISEGMLWKKLVERKVRTDSLWRGLAERRGWIQYLFKPKPGCQHPSHSFYRQLYPKIIQDIRSIEDNWRMGRHNLQRINCRSENSKGVYCLQYDDNKIVSGLRDNTIKIWDRKTLQCVKELQGHTGSVLCLQYDERAIISGSSDSTVRVWDVTTGAMLNTLIHHCEAVLHLRFCSGMMVTCSKDRSIAVWDMSSTTEINLRRVLVGHRAAVNVVDFDEKYIVSASGDRTIKVWNTSSCEFVRTLNGHKRGIACLQYRDRLVVSGSSDNTIRLWDIECGQCIRVLEGHEELVRCIRFDNKRIVSGAYDGKIKVWNLPAALDVRTPHQDLCLQTLVEHTGRVFRLQFDEFQIVSSSHDDTILVWDFLNYGGASPAAPPAPPPRPRTPDHDRDLFD, encoded by the exons GTGACGTCACTGACATGCCTCGACACGGGCGTGCGGCCGGCGCCGAGCAGCGCCGCTTACGCTGCGGAACGGGACGCCTGCCTCAACTACTTCGCGCGGTGGAACGAGACAGACCAG GTTGAATTCGTCGAGCAGCTGCTCGCTCGTATGTGTCACTACCAACACGGCCACATCAACGCGTACCTCAAGCCGATGCTGCAGAGGGACTTCATCAGTATGCTTCCGA AAAAAGGTCTAGATCACGTAGCGGAGAACATACTGTCATACCTCGACGCTCGCTCGCTTTGCGCGGCGGAGCTGGTGTGCCGCGAGTGGCAGCGCGTCATATCTGAGGGCATGCTGTGGAAGAAGCTGGTCGAGCGGAAGGTGCGCACCGACTCGCTGTGGCGCGGGCTGGCCGAGCGGCGCGGCTG GATACAATACCTGTTCAAGCCGAAGCCGGGCTGCCAGCATCCGTCCCACTCTTTCTACAGGCAACTCTACCCCAAAATCATACAGGACATACGATCCATCGAGGACAATTGGCGGATGGGAAGACACAACTTGCAG AGGATAAATTGCAGATCTGAAAACTCCAAAGGCGTGTATTGCCTACAATACGACGACAACAAAATTGTCTCTGGTCTCAGAGACAACACCATCAAAATATGGGACAGGAAAACTTTACAGTGTGTCAAG GAGCTCCAAGGGCACACGGGCTCCGTACTCTGCTTACAATACGACGAGCGCGCCATCATATCAGGCTCTTCAGACTCCACAGTCCGCGTGTGGGACGTAACAACAGGCGCCATGCTGAACACGCTCATACACCACTGCGAGGCGGTTCTTCATCTACGCTTCTGCAGCGGGATGATGGTCACCTGCAGCAAG GACCGATCGATAGCAGTGTGGGACATGAGCTCGACGACGGAGATCAACTTGCGCCGCGTGCTGGTCGGCCACCGCGCCGCCGTCAACGTGGTCGACTTCGACGAGAAGTACATCGTCAGCGCCAGCGGGGACCGCACCATCAAG GTGTGGAATACATCATCGTGCGAATTCGTGCGAACGCTAAACGGACACAAGCGCGGCATCGCGTGTCTTCAATACAGAGACCGGCTCGTCGTGTCCGGATCCTCGGACAACACGATCCGGCTCTGGGACATTGAGTGCGGACAGTGCATTAGAGTGCTTGAAGGACACGAGGAATTGGTGCGGTGTATACG ATTCGACAACAAGAGGATAGTGAGCGGCGCGTACGACGGCAAAATCAAAGTGTGGAATCTACCCGCGGCGCTCGACGTCAGAACGCCGCACCAGGATCTCTGCCTACAGACGCTAGTG GAGCATACAGGACGAGTGTTCCGGCTCCAGTTCGACGAGTTCCAGATCGTTTCGTCATCGCACGACGACACCATCCTCGTGTGGGATTTCCTGAACTACGGCGGCGCctcgcccgccgcgccgcccgcgccgccgccgcgcccgcggacCCCGGACCATGACCGGGACCTGTTCGACTAG